The following is a genomic window from Neofelis nebulosa isolate mNeoNeb1 chromosome 12, mNeoNeb1.pri, whole genome shotgun sequence.
GGATGTCCCTTACATTAATGACTTCCCCGAGCAACAAATCCCACTAGTGAATCATCCCCGTACTCAGGAAAGTTCTTCTTAATGTCTCACCTGCGCCCCGTAGCATCGCTAAAatacaccccctcccccaccccccaccccgggcctctCTCCGTGGTCCTGAATTATCAATGCACTCAAGGGCAGGGCAGAATTGTTGCTCTAGAGGCTGGGGTGCACATGGCTCAGCCTGGGCGTGTCTCATGCCAGGATCCTCATCCAAACCCCTCTTGCTACACACACCCTTGTGCTGGGTGCATGGATCTGACTTTCCTTGGCAGCCGTTGGGTGGCAGATGTCTCCCCCGGTCCCTGGTTCTCCTCAGCCTTCTCTGTTTTCACTGGCCACCCCCGCTGTCTCGACAGGGGAGCCCAAAGCTCATGCAGGAGCATGAGGTCACCTCCCAGACCACCCACCTAAACCTGCTGTTGGCGTTCGTGAAACAGTGGAAGGCCCAGCTGGGCTctggcctgggctctgggcccCTGGCCCTGGAGCAGAATCTGTCAGACCTGCAGCTACAGGCGGCCGTGGAGGTGGCTGGGGACCTGGAAGTTGACTGCTACCGGGCACCCTGCTCTGAGAGCCAGGATGAGCTGGCCCTGCAGCACTTAATGAAAGAGAAGCTCCTGGCTGAGCTAGAGGAGAAGTTGCGTGTGTTTGAGAACATCGTCGCTGTCCTCAACAAGGAGGTGGAGGCTTCCCACCTGGCTTTAGCAGCCTCCATCCACCAGAGCCAGCTCGACCGTGAGCACATCCTGAGCTTGGAGCAAAGGGTGAGCATGGGAGGCAAGCTTACCTTCAAGGCTGGCTCGGGGGTCCCCTTTGCCCCATCTTGTCTCCAGAGCAGCAGACCAGCCGCCTTCCTTCTAAGCATTCTCCGCGCACAGAGCAATCACCCCTGCCCATCAGAAATATCTCTCCCGTGCTCAGGAAGAGCACCGAGTCTCAAGTTGTAGTCCAGGGCAAACTCCTCCATCCAGCATGCTTCATTTCCTTTGCCTGAACTTCTTCCTTAATAGGATAGTCCCTTCCCAAGCATCCCATTCCACTGGTAGACATTGTTCACTATGAGAAAGTTCTTCCTTATGTTAAACTAAAAtcagcctctctgtgtctcccctgcatTGTTCACTATGAGAAAGTTCTTCCTTTTGCTAAACTAAAAtcagcctctctgtgtctcccctgcatTGTTCACTATGAGAAAGTTCTTCCTTATGCTAAACTAAAAtcagcctctctgtgtctcccctgcatTGTTCACTATGAGAAAGTTCTTCCTTATACTAAACTAAAAtcagcctctctgtgtctcccctgcatTGTTCAGGGCCCACAAAACAATTCTGCCTTCTAGTCCTCATAGAAGCCCTTCAGATATAGTGTTTCCTTCTTGAAGCTAAACATTCCTGGTGTGTTCACACCTTCATCAAAGCACATTGCTTCATGCTGTCCTCAtatgctctgtctcagtctctagAGAATTCCCCACACTCGGAGGGTGGTCCCAGACCAACTCCAGATAATTCACCTATCTGATAGTTCTTGGTTGAGCAAGACTATGCCCTCCTTTGTTCCAGAGCTTATACTTTTCTTGATATAACCAGTCACCATGCTaatgttgttttttgttgctgggttttggtttttggggtttttttttggggggggggtggaggggtgatgGTCCAGCAATACTAAATCATTGTCTCAAGTTGAGTTAGGCCTGGATTTTCGTTTCAGCTCCACCATTAACTTGCTGGGTAGGTCTGAGTAAGTCGTTTCCCCTCTCAAGATTTTAGCTTTCCCATCAGTAAAATCAGGGATTCAATTTCCTTAAAGGATACTCACTTCCATTCCTACCTTCCCTACCTGAGCATACCCAagaataaatctgtatttttttcaaatgtcaacAGGGGAACCCACCAGAAAAGCAAGGCACTGGGTTCAAGTGACCGAGTAAAGCCTCTCTTCATGTAACTCTTGCCCCAGTTAGAAGGAGGGCTCTCTGAGGGCAGCAACCATGGCTTCAGTCCATCAACAGCCTTCCTGGCTCTACTCTTACATGCCAGGAACTTTGCAAGGCCTGGACACAGAGAAAAATGAGCATGGGCCCAGCCTTCGTTAGGAGAAATCATCTATCTagtaggaagggcagaaagatGCATCTTATAAACCTGCtgtaaggggggcgcctgggtggctcagtcggttaagcgtccgacttcagcccaggtcacgatctcacggtccgtgagttcgagccctgcgtcgggctctgggctgatggctcagagcctggagcctgcttccgattctgtgtctccctctctctctgcccctcccccattcatgctgtgtctctctctgtctcaaaaataaataaacgttaaaaaaaaaataaaaaataaaaaaactgctGTAAGGGCTCTGTAGAACACagacgagagagagagaccagCTGAGCGAGGGCAGTAGTTGGAGGCTTCCCAGAAGGGCTGTGTGTGCCAGATTCCTGATGGATAAATAGAGGTGGCCGGTGGAGAAGAAAGGCAGGGGGATTCCAGCCAGGAGGGACAGCATGAACAGAAACAGATACTTGAGGGAGACATGGTCAGGAAGGCATACTTTCAACAGATCTGTCTCTCTATCCTAtcatcccctccccatccccaagcTGCGTTCTGGTGTCCCTGGCTGAATGGGCTTCCCCACAGGTGGTGGAGTTGCAGCAGACCCTGGCCCAGAAAGACCAGGCCCTGGGCAAGCTGGAGCAGAGCCTCCGCCTCATGGAGGAGGCCTCCTTCGACGGCACCTTCCTATGGAAGATCACCAATGTCACCAGGCGCTGCCACGAGTCAGCCTGTGGCCGGACCGTCAGCCTCTTCTCTCCAGGTACCGGCTCCCCCCGGGGCACAGACCAGCAGGGGGAGGCAGGCTCTCCTGGACTGAGGAAACAAGCAGGGAGAGCAGCCCAACTCTGTGACTGCCATGCTGTGACCGCTGAGGCCACACTGGGACCGTGGAGGAGGCAGGCTCCCCGCCCAGCCACATGGAACTCAGGCTGTTTGAACCGGGCACACCTTCTGCCTCCCTGAGATCAGTCACATTCTGCAAATAGGAATAAGATTGTTGTCTACTTATGTGGCTATGGGCTACGAGAGAGTGCTGGAACCAGAGCTCGAGGAAATGAGAGGGGTGCAGAGGATGCTTTCCACAGGGGCATCCCGCAGGCCCCTGCCGTCAGAGAGCCAGTGGCCTAAAGTCAGGCCAGTGGAGAGTTCAGTAAAACGTGCCTTCGTAGCTTGAGGGTAGCGTGTGAGTGAGTGCTTTGTAAACCTGGCCACTTCGCATTcatttctggggcccctgggcctggctgGTTACTCAGTAGACTTTTCTCTGAATTAACCGGTGTCCGTTTCTGTAACAGTGTGTATATTTGTGCGCAAAGTTCTCCGACCTATGTGCTTTTCCCGACTCCTAACACACACGCGTCTAAGTAAGGGGGTGGATCATTAGGAGGATTTCTGCAAGTTACAATCttattatgggtttttttttttttttaagtttttaatgtttatttgtgagagagacaaagacagagacagagtgccagcaggggaggggcggagagagagggagacgcagaatccaaagcaggctccaggctctgagctgtcagcatagagcctgacacggggctggaactcacgaaccgccagaccatgacctgagccgaagtcagacacttaacggaccaAGCCACCACGGTGCCCCTCTGCAAATTACAATCTTAACAGCCTCTCACGTTTGCCCCAGCTTCATACCTTCCCTGTTCCTCAGCTCCTCTGCACCTGCGACCAACAGGGCTGGGAGGAAGAGAGGCATTGGCCTTTGCTccacagcacagagcagggctggCTCCCAAAGCCGGGCCCCTTTCCTCAGGGGCAGCCCCCTTCATGGGGTGGCCTCACCTCCTCCACGTAGGCCTTTTTTCCTCACTTCTTtccaaagggggggaaaaagcaaGCAGTGTCTCTGGCTTCCTGTTTTACCAAAATGTAAGGGGACAGATGAGTCAGCCTGTCagtctgtccctcctccacctctttctgcctgcccccgccccaccaTCTTCCATCAGCCCCTCCCAGAGGGGCCCTCGTGGTGACAGCCACTGGCACCCACGCTTGGATGGCCCCTTTGGCCACCCACGGAGAGAGCCCACGGGCCCCTCTGCATAATCACCAGGGGATGATGATTCATCCCTCAGGGGCCTTCGCCGAGGTGGCGGGCAGAACTGTGAGCTGCCCCAGTCTCCCCCAGCTTCCAGGGGACCCCCACCACTTGGCCTAGGGCAGCAGAAAGAGGTCAGTGTTGTGGGGTAGGAGCCCTGGCCCCtaggcctggctctgccccagGCACACTGTGAGACCAGGGCCAGCCCACTTGCCCTTGCTGGGCTTGGTTTCCCCATTGCAAAATGCAGCTTAGTTAAATCAAAAGTGTGGTCCGGGAGCCAACAGCATCACCATGCCCCTTCAGAGATGCACATTCTCAGTCCTCGCCCGGCACGAGTGCATCAAAGTCCAGGCCCGGCAATCTGTGGTCTGACGGCGGGTTAACAGCCACTGAGCTAGATGATCTCCAAGAGCCTGGTTCTCCTTGATGCTCTGGAATGGAGAAGAGTGCTGGATTCCAGCCCCAGACGGCTTAGTCGGCTTAGTCGTAAGCCACTGACCTTGGGCACGCCTAGCACAGGTCCCAGATTCCTCGCCTGCAGGTGCAATGCCCTCCAGCTACCCCTGTGCTGACTCTGGCTTCCACATTTCAGCTTTCTACACTGCCAAGTACGGCTACAAGCTGTGTCTGCGGCTCTACCTGAACGGGGACGGGACGGGGAAGAGGACCCACCTGTCTCTCTTCATTGTGGTCATGAGAGGGGAGTATGATGCTCTGTTGCCCTGGCCTTTTCGGAACAAGGtacgggctgggggtgggtgggggtgaccGGGCGGGTTGGGGAAGCCTGTGCCCTGGTCCTCTCTGCATTTCAATTTCCCTTTTATAAGAGAAGAGCCGGAGTTCACGTCTGGTATCCATGGCTATCATGAGTCCAGGGACTAAAATGCCTGGGCCAGCTCCCCGGGATGGCACGCAGAAATGAAATTCACATGCTGGGGTGAATAAGGAGAACTTCCTGGTGGAGGTGCTGGGGGGCTAGACTGAACTGGCAGCATtttcagagaaaagggaaggaggcagtTAACCGCTGCGCACCTCTTAGAATGGCCGcgatccaaaacactgacaacaccaaatgctggcagggACTTGGAACAGCCAGAACCCTCGTTCGTTGCTGGCAGGATTGCAAAATGGGGCACCGCCACTTTGGAAggtagtttggcagtttcttacaaaattaaacatactcttaccatatgatccagaaaccacactccttggtatttgccCAAACGAGTTGAaagcttttgttttcaaaagcctGCACACAGATGGCCCTAGCAGCTAcgttcataattgccaaaacttgggaGTAGCCAAGACGTCCTTCCGTAGGTGAGTGGATAATATTATCCGTGCTAAAAAGACATGAGCCACCAGGCCATCGAAAGACAGCGAGGGCCCTTAAATGCAAAtcactgagtgaaagaaaccagtctgaaACGGTCTCTACAGACTGTGTGGTTCCAgccatatgacattctggaaaaggcaaaactatggagacagtgaaaatatcagtagttgccaggggttgggggcggggggagggggcgacaAAGAGGCAGAACACAgatatttttagggcagtgaaactattctgtgtaCTGTAATTCCGGATACATGTCATTGTACATCTGTCCAAACCCAGAGGATGAACGCACAGCACCAGGGGTGAACCCGGAGGTCAGCTggggactttgggtgattatgatgtgtcagtttAGGTGCGTCAGCAAATGGACCACCCTGGGGTGGGtgctggcgggggaggggaggctgggtagGAGCAGAGGGTATGGAGAGATCTCTACATTTTCCATTCGCTTTGGCGCTG
Proteins encoded in this region:
- the TRAF1 gene encoding TNF receptor-associated factor 1 isoform X1, coding for MASGSASSPRPAPDENEFPFGWPPTACPDPPEPRALCCAACLSENVRNGEDRMCPKCRGDDPQSVSPGSLLSQEKDHPEVAEAEVGCPFAGVGCSYKGSPKLMQEHEVTSQTTHLNLLLAFVKQWKAQLGSGLGSGPLALEQNLSDLQLQAAVEVAGDLEVDCYRAPCSESQDELALQHLMKEKLLAELEEKLRVFENIVAVLNKEVEASHLALAASIHQSQLDREHILSLEQRVVELQQTLAQKDQALGKLEQSLRLMEEASFDGTFLWKITNVTRRCHESACGRTVSLFSPAFYTAKYGYKLCLRLYLNGDGTGKRTHLSLFIVVMRGEYDALLPWPFRNKVTFMLLDQNNREHAIDAFRPDLSSASFQRPQSETNVASGCPLFFPLSRLQSPRHAYVKDDTMFLKCIVETSA
- the TRAF1 gene encoding TNF receptor-associated factor 1 isoform X2 encodes the protein MCPKCRGDDPQSVSPGSLLSQEKDHPEVAEAEVGCPFAGVGCSYKGSPKLMQEHEVTSQTTHLNLLLAFVKQWKAQLGSGLGSGPLALEQNLSDLQLQAAVEVAGDLEVDCYRAPCSESQDELALQHLMKEKLLAELEEKLRVFENIVAVLNKEVEASHLALAASIHQSQLDREHILSLEQRVVELQQTLAQKDQALGKLEQSLRLMEEASFDGTFLWKITNVTRRCHESACGRTVSLFSPAFYTAKYGYKLCLRLYLNGDGTGKRTHLSLFIVVMRGEYDALLPWPFRNKVTFMLLDQNNREHAIDAFRPDLSSASFQRPQSETNVASGCPLFFPLSRLQSPRHAYVKDDTMFLKCIVETSA